ctgagttgcttatcccCTTgccattgcagaggctggctttgaactcgcagtcatcctgtctcagcctccagagctgctggcatTATAGGTGTGCCCTACCTCGCCCAGCTGATTTTGAATTTAGTGCTTAATTTATGGTTGACCACTCATCTGTCTTGCctgaaataaaactaaacttCCAGGTATAACAAAATAATGACTAGTCTTCCCCCCCCcaggtattggagattgaacctgggaccttgcacatgctaggcaagagttctaccactgagctactctctttatttttttttaaattttattattttttaaagataatttttaatattttttaaggtggacacaatacctttattttatattattttattaatgtggtgctgaggatcgaacccagtgcctcatgcatgctaggcgacagctctacctctgagctacaaccccagccttactgtctttattttgaagaagtgacttgctaagttgcccaggctggactagATAGAACCTACCAgcttcccgagtagctgggattacaagtttgtACCACTGCACCCACATTTTTACTATGTCATCTAAAAGTACTTTATTTAGTATCACCCAAATAATCTGCATTAGAGCCTGGTAATGCCAACCCAGCCCATATCTCAAGTTCTAAGACACATCTGCCATGTTAGACCCTACcatagagaaaaaaaggaagagagcaaTGAGAGAGCTTAAGGCACTTACTGGCAAAAGACATGATGCCCCCGAAGCCCTCGGTGCTGTTGTTGGAGATGGTGGAGTTGGGGGAGCTTGCTCGGGAGTCTGACTCTGCTTCGGAGTCACTTGCCAGTTTCAAGCTGTTGGGCCGCAGCAGCTTTTGAGCCCTTGAATGCACAGCGGCACCTATGAGCCCCAGGCAGCGGTACCTAATCTTGGGAGTGTGGTCCTTACACTACACTGCAGTCACTGCTTCCTTCCCACAGCTAAGCCCCTAGATCAAAGAACCACCCTTTAGGGATGGCAGAACCATGAGAGCATTTAGACTCTCAGACTCTCTGATTAACCCTTGCCCAGGGTCCACTGGAGTGAGGTCCTTCAGTCACCCATCTAGAAGGAATCCCCAGGCTCTCACCGATTGCCATTGACATGTTGGCTGAATCGGGGAGTGTAACTTTCCCCCTGCTCATCATCATCTTCCTCAGGGGGAAAGCCATACTGGGGCTCGAAGTATGGATTGTCATAGGTTCGCCGGCGCACTGACCCCTCTCCAATCTCTGTCTGGCGTCTGTCCGTGTTCGATTTGCCAATGCTGGGAGGCACGGTAGGGAGGGGCTTGGAGACCCCTACTGCTGCCTTATCATCCATCTCTGTAGACTCAGCAGGTTCCTAAGGgccatattaaatttaaaaatatggtcaCATGGTGCCTAGTGATGCCTTCCCTTATTCTTAGTCTGGCAGGGCCAGGCCAGGTCTATCCCATTCCCAGCCTATAGAATGTGTGGGAAAAAATCTCTGTGGCACCCTGTTCTCTGTCCCCATAAACTGTACCACGGGCATCTTTGCTGCACCCTGAACAAAGCCCAGTGACTTCCCTCTGGGGTCAAAACTATATCTCAGAGGCTCTAAAGTCATAGGGCCTCTGAAGAGGAAGATGGGAAGAGTGTGAGAAAAGGCAAATTCACAGCTAAAGCATGACATTCCTAACAGAGACAAGACCCACACTCCCACCCACAGTTCTCATCCACCCACCCCTCCTCATGCTCACGTACAGAGCTGGCTCCATGGACCACAGTGCTAGGGCTGCTGCAGGCAGTGGTGCTGGAGCTGGAGCGTTCTGGGGGGTTTTCCTGAGAGTTCTCACTGTCTGGGCCAGGCTCCTCTGATTCCTTTTGGTTCTGCAGGTCATCAATCTCCACCTCACTGGCATCCCCAAGTGCTGCATGCGTCAGAGGGTCCACATCTGCCAGAACCCAAGGGAGACAGGTATAGTTCATCTCATCCCCAAGCCTAATCCCTGTTTAGAGCAGGCCAATCTCACCAAAGCACACTTACTGGGAGTATCACCATTGATGTCACATTTCATCATTTCACTGACAAAGTCACCCAGGGAGGAGTAAGAAGAGCTTGAGTCATCATAATCCATACTATCGCTGCCACTGCAGAGTgaaggacattaaaaaaaaaaaaaaaaaaaaaaaaaaaccagaaagggATAGGGGAAAAATATCTGCAATCagaatttggaaaaacaaaaatggagcACACTTTAACTCAAGTTCAGGAATAAGATAAAATAAGGAAGCCAAGAAAAACAATCaaccaaaataaaataccagGCTTCGAAGACTTGACTCTTAACTCCTAAGAGGTTTTGCCTCCCACTATGTGCTGTGGAGAAGGGCTAATAAGAGGGACTGCTCACCTGTCATCAGTGGGGTCAGAGTCAGAGTCACGCTCTGGTGGTACAGTCAGTGCCTCAGCCAGCTGGGAGTTGCTATCATAGACTCGATAGTGGATGGGCTGCAGCTGGTGGGCATACCACTTTGGCTTGTCACCAATCAGGGCTGGATCAAACATATCTacccaaggaagaaaaagaatagttGGGAGCAAGGGGTAAAAGGCaagtaaacacacaaaaaaggaaaaagtctaAAGCAAAACAAGAatggaaggctggggttgtggctcagaggtaaagcgctcgcttagcatgtatgaggccctgggttcgatccttagcaccacataaaaataaataaataaaataaaggtattgtgtccgactacaactaaaaaataaatatttaaaaaaaaaaaaaaaaaaaaaaaacaagaatggagccaagcatggtggcacatgcctgtaatcccagcagctcaggaggctaagacaggaggatcatgagttcaaagccagcctcaggaaaatcgaggtgctaagcaactcagtgagaccctgtctctaaataaaatacaaaatagggatggggatgtggctcagtggtccagtgcccctgagttcaatccctgggacctcccacctcaaaaaaaaaaaaaaaccaggaatgGAAGGGACAGGTAAAGATTAGTAAAGAACAAGCTAAAAGAAGGGCCATCAGGAGCTCAAAGATAGAAGGTGGAGCAGAACAGAGGGCAGGTGAACTCACTGTTGTGAATTCGCTGAAAGGCGTAATTGGTGGGGTTTAGGATCCATTCTCCAAAGTACTCCACAGCCTGAGTCCTGGCCAGTTTCTCAGCAAAGGGAGTCTGCCTGGGACGTGAGGCTAAAAAGGAACCAGCTTGGAAAGCTACCACAGGCCGAGGAAATAGTCTCAGGGTACGGGTGTGCATCTGAAAGCCCTGCAGCATGTTGGCAGAGTTGAAGAACCGTACCATGGCCACTCTGGGGAAGAAGATGACGCTGAGATAAGCTGAGAACCATACCCTGTAAAGTGAGGACTCCACAATCCATGGTGTTAACCACCTCCCAAAGCCATTCTTCAACAGATTTCCAACATCCAAGGTAGAGATatctttcatctattttgttttgttttgttttgttccactTTGCCTTACAGGGATTGAACAAGGGgcctaccattaagctacatccccagccctttttttctattttgagacagggtgttgttaaattgcccagcctggccttaaattcatgatcctctaacctcagcctcccaagccactggaattataggtgtacatCATCAAGCCTAGCTTGGAAGAGATTTAGAGAATCattggtctttttctttctctctctctctctctctttctctctctcttttttttttttttttggtaccagggatggaacccagggggtgcttaaccactgaggtatacccccagccctttatttatttgtctattttgagatagggtcttgctaagttgctgaagctggctctgaacttgcaatcatactgccttagcctccagagctactatattataggcatgtgccatcacgccCTGTGGTCTTTTTCTTTATGCTCAAAAAGGTGATAAACTATTCTCTTTGCTTTTGCTAAGGtggaaaatataacaaaatatcaaacaCATTTTATACATAAAGAAACTCTGGCTATGGGAAGTAGCTAGCCCCAAACCCAAGAGAGCAAAGAAACCAATTTAAGAACTCAGGATTTCTTTAGTTTGCTTGGTCTTACCTGGTTGCAACATCCACTGAATCCACATCATTGCCATAAATGAGCGGGTTGAATTCAGTGGAAGGTGTGGACTGCAGGTCATTAGAAGGCCTTCCCAAGAGAAGTGGGATCTCCTGGCCTTCATGAAATTTCTCCAGATTGAGGATGGGCTGGGTATTGAGACTCATGCTGGCTAGGGCCTGAGGAACAACAAAAAACTCCTCATATAAGGTATCTGGGCAGTTAGCCAATCTCAACTCTAGGAAAGAGCATTCTTAAAGTCTTCTACATCACACTTTCTGACCAAAAAGTTCTCAACAGAGAACTGTGCTCTGCAAATCACAGACAATTCATTTCAGAGCCTTCATCTTTGAAAAAAGATTCCAAATATTTTAGTCTTTAGAATACTGCCTGAATTATTAAGCCTGAATATTGCTCTCAATCAACCTAGCTCAAGACAACTTGATCAAATCTGAcaatagttttctatttttattttttaatgaacagtttttcaaattgaaatcTATATGGAAGcataactgaaatttaaaaatttaaaagtttctctgggctggggatgtggctcaagcagtagcgcgctcgcctggcatgcgtgcggcccgggttcgatcctcagcaccacataccaacaaaagatgttgtgtccgctgagaactaaaaaataaatactaaaaaaaaaattaaaagtttctctGAAGGAACCAGAGCTTCATGTATGCAGTGTACCCAGTTGAAATCAGCCCCTAGAAGGCTCCATGGGGCAATTTGAAAACCACTGGTCTAGAtcaataatgctttttaaaagttagtGAGCACAGGAATCACCTAGGatgttgttaaaatgcagattctaattttgtatgtttgggaTGGTTCtgaggtttggtttggtttttgttttgttttcagtactagggattgaacctaggtgtgctttatcactgagctacatcccagccctttttattttttgtttcgaaacaggattttgctaagttgcccaggctggcctccaattgtgattcttctgcttcagcttcccaagtaactGGGTTTACAGGCGATGCTAATGCTTCTGTCCATGGACCACACTTTTGAGAAGCAGTGGTCAGAATACAAAAATCCATGAGCTCAAGGATCTTAGTTCCTATAAACATTTAAAGTAATAAATTGACATAATTTCTTATATCAACTTCTCCATCTCATCAGTCATACTTAAGCAATTATCAATAATGAAAACACAGTAAATGAAGACAGCTAGAAGtttctgaacttgcaatcctaccagACTCTGCAGCAAGGTATCATATTACATCAGCAGTGATGAAGCAAGGGAGAGTGACAAGGATACAAAATGACCCATTTAAACTCAAACATATACCATCTAGAGAAACTACTGAGTACTTCAGACAACACAGGAAAAAAGATTTCTAAAGACCTTTCAAAAGAGAgtggaattaataaaaataaacacagtgcTAGCTACTGCTTGTCCTATATAACACATACAGCAGGGGAAGGGAATGTAGCCTTATTGTGTTTTACCTCCAGGTACTGTTTGGCAtgcagaaggaagagaagaaaatcaaccAATGAAAAACAGATGTAAGGGATTActcaaagaaagaatttttttggagggggaagaggtgctggagattgaatccagattGAGTgatttaccactcagctacatcccagaacattttttttattttttcctattttgagacaggaactcattaagttgctaagactggccttgacttatagtccttctgccttagcctcctgagttgctagaattacaggtatgcatcaccacactcccctccaaaaaagaaatttttgaggAAAGGATTCTATAAGGACTATAGGATCAATTCAAGAAGACAGTATAAAAGGAGCCCAACGGTCCAAGCCTGATGGTCCAAACTGCAAACTCCCATCTTAGAAAATTGAGAGAATGCTCCAAGGCCATAAAGAATGGCAGACATGACAAGAAATAGAacgtaaaaattattttatacagcATCATACAGTGACAAGGCATACAACAAATTAGAAGGAATCCTTTTGAGATTCACCCCTGCCATGCAAAATTGGATATACCTCTTCTTGAACCCAACAGAGGCAAAGAAAATCTACTTTGTAAAGTAGTGAAAATCTACTTTGTAAAGTCTAAAATGAAACAGGGTCTTAGAATAGCTGCCTTCCTACAACAACCCCAGGGCATCTATTACTCCCTTTCCTTTCATTCACTCTTTACCTACCtgctttaaatgttttttcaGCTCTAATGATTCTGGCTCTGGCAGGATGGGGAGCAATTCTGCATTGGTTGGGGTGATCACCTGtatcagagaaaagataaaaGCAAGACCTTAGAATAACTAATCAGAAGTTTCACTTCCATAAGGGTAAAGAAGATAATAGGAAGATTTTATGTGTATAATATTATCacatgttacacacacacacacatctgaaaaaaatatatacctaaaTGTTATTGGTGACTAGATAATAAGGTtacagttcttatttttttctcttcatgtatttttgttttccaatgaACACTTATAAagtttttctaaagttttaatGTACTCATGCtgcaaaatgtaaatataatgtttttttaagtCTGCCCTGAAAGGGCCATTTCTTACTGGAAATCATATCCCAGGAAAAGCATCAGGAGATCTACACCATATAATGATACTTGGGCCAGGGCtctatctcagtggcagagcacttgccaagcacgtgtgaggcactgggttcaatctccagcaccacataaagataaacaagtaaaataaaggcatgctgtccatctacaactacaaaaaaaaaaaaaaagctcttagaGAATGCTGGAAGAGCACTTAGTTCTGGCAAAACTAAATCCTTTAAATCTAACCATGGGCCTATCCTGACAATAAATAAAAGCAGCATGAGTAAAAGTTGTTTTAACGAGTATCACAACAGAAACACCTAGAAAAACGGGTATCACAGGATTGGGTCTAGAACCTAATCTTATTCTACAATGCCTCAGCCAGAACCTTACCCTATTGCTGTCCAGATCCACTAGCCATACGTCATCAGGCATTTTGAAGTCTAGTTTGTAGAGGAAGAAGCTGGCAGGGACCCCAATGATGTAGGGGGTTGGGGCCAACAGCAGCTGTAGAAAGGATAAGAAGATAAGAATCAAAGTTCAAACCTATTATGAGCACTTATCAAGTCAGGATTTTTCTAGATAAGGAAATATAGACTCAAAATCCTGTTTTCAAAACCCTTAAGctggtctggggttgtgactcaatggtagagcgcttgcctagcatgtgtgaggcactgggttcaattctcagcaccgcatataaataaatgaataaaataaaggttcaccaacatctaaaaaattaaaaataaaaaacccctTAAGctagttgtattttaaaattcagaacttttcagattttagaaaggCAAAACAAcgtattttctgtttattatgtTATACCTACAGCAGTGTAGCCGATAGTCTATAATCATTAACTGTGATtatggaattttttcttttttgcagtaatggggatcaaatacagggccttgtgcatgctaggcaagtgctctaccactgagctacatccccagcctttaactctgattttaaagagaagaaataaagaaattataaatagcaCAGGTTTTGTCACTAAGTCAGTTTAAATCCATCAGTCATAGACAAATAAATTATAAGAGATTGAGGACCAGTATTGACTGACAGCTTCTTTGGGCATTGATACAGGTTACAAAGCTAGAAGACACCTTGAGACTCACCTGCTCTGCCGATGCCATGCAGGTGGGAAGCAGTGGGATGACAGGAAACATGTACTCTAGGGGGTAGATCATTGCCACAAATGCCATCACAGACATAGAGAGAGCATTGTAGTCTCGGGACTGTAGCACCACCTGCAACAGCCACACCAGCAGAGTCATCAACAGCATAAAATCAGGTTGACAAGCTTTTGTAGCTTTCAATACTACAATTTAATTCTCTCACCACGTCTATAGCTGCAGCTTAGCTTCCACAATCATCTCTGTCCCATGTGCTACTGTGTCTGCCACCTCCCTAACTAAGCACTGAAGTAACCTTTACTAGAATCATTACCTTCCTAGTTCTTTTGCTCCCTCCCTATCCCAAAAGTGGAACAGGACTACTGATATTTCCTGAGAATTAAGTCAGTGTAATTAAGGATAATTCAACTGAGTGACAAGCCTCTGAAAACACCCTACATGATACCAGTACCTTAATTCAACCCATATCTAATGAATACCTGCCATACATCTGGCATTGTTATTCctagaaatgaaaagatgaaaatatcaGTCCCTGTCCTCAAAGAGCTCATTCTTTAGCCTCTGCCACAGTGTCAAGCTCTTTCCCTAGAAAGTCTGTGCAGCTGGCCCTCTCACCTTGTGCTCCAACAGGATGCAGGTTAGCACCTGAAGACAAGCATCTACACCCAGAAGTTCCAAGGGAAGGTGCAGAGGGAAATCCACTAGGGTGAATCGAGAAGGGTCTGGAAGAGCAAAGGTCAAAGCTGGCTGGAGCTCCTGGGGTAGGACTTCAATGTCTACTCGCTTCTGCCCAGAGACAGGTACTGGGGAGCGCAGCAATCGATAAATCCAGGCCTCGATCTCTCGAAGGTCATGCAGAAGGGCACTTGACTTCTCTTCCACTAGCAGTGATCCAGTAAAGATACGCCACATGGTGTCCCTAAGGAGCACACAGCAGCTGTCAGACATAAGCATTAAGAGCTGATACCTCATTGCAACCCAATATAACTATGGAGGGTATAATGACAACTGGAAAAGGACTATCATTAGGAAATCCCACTCTTTGAGCTCCATTGGGACCAGAAGCTATTTATATAAGGGCAAGAACAACTGTAAAATGCATAGGTAGTAGGACTTAATGACATGCCCACCATAAAACATCAAACTCCTCGGTATTATTCCAAGCCCAATTATGATAGGAGGTTCAGCTCGGCAGCTGTCTTCTGCTTAGTTAAGGGTAATGTGTTTAAATAGGTTTAAAGCGCCTGCATAGGAAATTTCCCACAGACCAATTATAACTAATCTCTAACCACTTCCCCCTCTTCTGAGCAAGAGCAGCAAACTGTACCTTTGTATACCTCGAGGGATGCCCAATTTCTTGCCCAGCAGCCGTTCACTACAGCAGTCCACCAGCCGTTTGAGGGTATACAGACACTCTCGGAAGGTGGAGAAGAAAGGGTAGTGGCTGAGCACACACAGGGATGTCAGAGTACTGTTGCGGGACCTGCTGCCTGCCTTGGCCCGGCGTTTGCCCCGAGGAGACAGGTTCACATCGGGGGTGGAGTCAGCACTAGGAGGCTGCAGGGATGAGCCACTCTCTGAGCTTTCTGTGCCAACCTCTTCTGAAGCACAGGTGGCACCAGTCCCTTCCTTCCCACGGGACCCTGCCCCGCCTTCCCCCTTTTCCTTAGGCATTCGCTTTTGGAAGGAGCGGTAGAAATTAACACAGATGCCATAACGTGTGACACCAGTGTCCTTGTCAGTGAGGGTGAAGACAAAGGAGGTATCATCCCGAAGGCTCATGCGCCGCTGCCGCACACTCAGACAGCCCTCTGGCTGGCAGAAGAACACTACATCTGGAGGCAGGGGAAACTCAGGGTGGTCCTCTAGCGGGTATCGCCGTAGCAATTCAGGAGTCTGGGCCACACTGTCACTGCTCGGGTGCCTGAAGAATATAAAGACAAACTCAGCAGCCTGAAGAGATAGAACATGCTATCAAATTTTAACCACAGTCAACAAATAAAGCTCAGAATGTCCTTGTGGATAAAGTAACCCAACTGTAGGACCTTGGAAAACATTTAGTGGGCAGGCTGAATGCAGTCTGCACTGTCATGAAGACACACAcctatcctgaaaaaaaaagtttcaacaaTAAAATGATCACTAACACCTTATGACAACACCTTTCAAAGAGTATTAGCTAATGAATTACCAAAAGAGTATATGTAGGTAGATTAGGA
This portion of the Ictidomys tridecemlineatus isolate mIctTri1 chromosome 4, mIctTri1.hap1, whole genome shotgun sequence genome encodes:
- the Madd gene encoding MAP kinase-activating death domain protein isoform X18, producing the protein MVQKKKFCPRLLDYLVIVGARHPSSDSVAQTPELLRRYPLEDHPEFPLPPDVVFFCQPEGCLSVRQRRMSLRDDTSFVFTLTDKDTGVTRYGICVNFYRSFQKRMPKEKGEGGAGSRGKEGTGATCASEEVGTESSESGSSLQPPSADSTPDVNLSPRGKRRAKAGSRSRNSTLTSLCVLSHYPFFSTFRECLYTLKRLVDCCSERLLGKKLGIPRGIQRDTMWRIFTGSLLVEEKSSALLHDLREIEAWIYRLLRSPVPVSGQKRVDIEVLPQELQPALTFALPDPSRFTLVDFPLHLPLELLGVDACLQVLTCILLEHKVVLQSRDYNALSMSVMAFVAMIYPLEYMFPVIPLLPTCMASAEQLLLAPTPYIIGVPASFFLYKLDFKMPDDVWLVDLDSNRVITPTNAELLPILPEPESLELKKHLKQALASMSLNTQPILNLEKFHEGQEIPLLLGRPSNDLQSTPSTEFNPLIYGNDVDSVDVATRVAMVRFFNSANMLQGFQMHTRTLRLFPRPVVAFQAGSFLASRPRQTPFAEKLARTQAVEYFGEWILNPTNYAFQRIHNNMFDPALIGDKPKWYAHQLQPIHYRVYDSNSQLAEALTVPPERDSDSDPTDDSGSDSMDYDDSSSSYSSLGDFVSEMMKCDINGDTPNVDPLTHAALGDASEVEIDDLQNQKESEEPGPDSENSQENPPERSSSSTTACSSPSTVVHGASSEPAESTEMDDKAAVGVSKPLPTVPPSIGKSNTDRRQTEIGEGAQKLLRPNSLKLASDSEAESDSRASSPNSTISNNSTEGFGGIMSFASSLYRNHSTSFSLSNLTLPTKGAREKTTPFPSLKVFGLNTLMEIVTEAGPGSGEGNRRALVDQKSSVIKHSPTVKREPPSPQGRSSNSSENQQFLKEVVHSVLDGQGVGWLNMKKVRRLLESEQLRVFVLSKLNRTVQSEDDARQDIIPDVEISRKVYKGMLDLLKCTVLSLEQSYAHAGLGGMASIFGLLEIAQTHYYSKEPDKRKRSPTESVNTPVGKDPGLAGRGDPKAMAQLRVPQLGPRVPSATGKGPKEVDTRSLKEENFVASIGPDVIKPTFDLGETEEKKSQISADSGVSLTSASQRTDQDSVIGVSPPVMIRSSSQDSEVSTVVSNSSGETLGADSDLSSNAGDGPGGEGSAHLASSRGTLSDSEIETNSATSAIFGKAHSLKPKEKLAGSPVRSSEDVSQRVYLYEGLLGKERSTLWDQMQFWEDAFLDAVMLEREGMGMDQGPQEMIDRYLSLGEHDRKRLEDDEDRLLATLLHNLISYMLLMKVNKNDIRKKVRRLMGKSHIGLVYSQQINEVLDQLANLNGRDLSIRSSGSRHMKKQTFVVHAGTDTNGDIFFMEVCDDCVVLRSNIGTVYERWWYEKLINMTYCPKTKVLCLWRRNGSETQLNKFYTKKCRELYYCVKDSMERAAARQQSIKPGPELGGEFPVQDMKTGEGGLLQVTLEGINLKFMHNQVFIELNHIKKCNTVRGVFVLEEFVPEIKEVVSHKYKTPMAHEICYSVLCLFSYVAAVRSSEEDLRTPPRPVSS
- the Madd gene encoding MAP kinase-activating death domain protein isoform X37, whose translation is MVQKKKFCPRLLDYLVIVGARHPSSDSVAQTPELLRRYPLEDHPEFPLPPDVVFFCQPEGCLSVRQRRMSLRDDTSFVFTLTDKDTGVTRYGICVNFYRSFQKRMPKEKGEGGAGSRGKEGTGATCASEEVGTESSESGSSLQPPSADSTPDVNLSPRGKRRAKAGSRSRNSTLTSLCVLSHYPFFSTFRECLYTLKRLVDCCSERLLGKKLGIPRGIQRDTMWRIFTGSLLVEEKSSALLHDLREIEAWIYRLLRSPVPVSGQKRVDIEVLPQELQPALTFALPDPSRFTLVDFPLHLPLELLGVDACLQVLTCILLEHKVVLQSRDYNALSMSVMAFVAMIYPLEYMFPVIPLLPTCMASAEQLLLAPTPYIIGVPASFFLYKLDFKMPDDVWLVDLDSNRVITPTNAELLPILPEPESLELKKHLKQALASMSLNTQPILNLEKFHEGQEIPLLLGRPSNDLQSTPSTEFNPLIYGNDVDSVDVATRVAMVRFFNSANMLQGFQMHTRTLRLFPRPVVAFQAGSFLASRPRQTPFAEKLARTQAVEYFGEWILNPTNYAFQRIHNNMFDPALIGDKPKWYAHQLQPIHYRVYDSNSQLAEALTVPPERDSDSDPTDDSGSDSMDYDDSSSSYSSLGDFVSEMMKCDINGDTPNVDPLTHAALGDASEVEIDDLQNQKESEEPGPDSENSQENPPERSSSSTTACSSPSTVVHGASSEPAESTEMDDKAAVGVSKPLPTVPPSIGKSNTDRRQTEIGEGAQKLLRPNSLKLASDSEAESDSRASSPNSTISNNSTEGFGGIMSFASSLYRNHSTSFSLSNLTLPTKGAREKTTPFPSLKVFGLNTLMEIVTEAGPGSGEGNRRALVDQKSSVIKHSPTVKREPPSPQGRSSNSSENQQFLKEVVHSVLDGQGVGWLNMKKVRRLLESEQLRVFVLSKLNRTVQSEDDARQDIIPDVEISRKVYKGMLDLLKCTVLSLEQSYAHAGLGGMASIFGLLEIAQTHYYSKEPDKRKRSPTESVNTPVGKDPGLAGRGDPKAMAQLRVPQLGPRVPSATGKGPKEVDTRSLKEENFVASIGPDVIKPTFDLGETEEKKSQISADSGVSLTSASQRTDQDSVIGVSPPVMIRSSSQDSEVSTVSNSSGETLGADSDLSSNAGDGPGGEGSAHLASSRGTLSDSEIETNSATSAIFGKAHSLKPKEKLAGSPVRSSEDVSQRVYLYEGLLGRDKGSMWDQLEDAAMETFSMSKERSTLWDQMQFWEDAFLDAVMLEREGMGMDQGPQEMIDRYLSLGEHDRKRLEDDEDRLLATLLHNLISYMLLMKVNKNDIRKKVRRLMGKSHIGLVYSQQINEVLDQLANLNGRDLSIRSSGSRHMKKQTFVVHAGTDTNGDIFFMEVCDDCVVLRSNIGTVYERWWYEKLINMTYCPKTKVLCLWRRNGSETQLNKFYTKKCRELYYCVKDSMERAAARQQSIKPGPELGGEFPVQDMKTGEGGLLQVTLEGINLKFMHNQFLKLKKW
- the Madd gene encoding MAP kinase-activating death domain protein isoform X26 is translated as MVQKKKFCPRLLDYLVIVGARHPSSDSVAQTPELLRRYPLEDHPEFPLPPDVVFFCQPEGCLSVRQRRMSLRDDTSFVFTLTDKDTGVTRYGICVNFYRSFQKRMPKEKGEGGAGSRGKEGTGATCASEEVGTESSESGSSLQPPSADSTPDVNLSPRGKRRAKAGSRSRNSTLTSLCVLSHYPFFSTFRECLYTLKRLVDCCSERLLGKKLGIPRGIQRDTMWRIFTGSLLVEEKSSALLHDLREIEAWIYRLLRSPVPVSGQKRVDIEVLPQELQPALTFALPDPSRFTLVDFPLHLPLELLGVDACLQVLTCILLEHKVVLQSRDYNALSMSVMAFVAMIYPLEYMFPVIPLLPTCMASAEQLLLAPTPYIIGVPASFFLYKLDFKMPDDVWLVDLDSNRVITPTNAELLPILPEPESLELKKHLKQALASMSLNTQPILNLEKFHEGQEIPLLLGRPSNDLQSTPSTEFNPLIYGNDVDSVDVATRVAMVRFFNSANMLQGFQMHTRTLRLFPRPVVAFQAGSFLASRPRQTPFAEKLARTQAVEYFGEWILNPTNYAFQRIHNNMFDPALIGDKPKWYAHQLQPIHYRVYDSNSQLAEALTVPPERDSDSDPTDDSGSDSMDYDDSSSSYSSLGDFVSEMMKCDINGDTPNVDPLTHAALGDASEVEIDDLQNQKESEEPGPDSENSQENPPERSSSSTTACSSPSTVVHGASSEPAESTEMDDKAAVGVSKPLPTVPPSIGKSNTDRRQTEIGEGAQKLLRPNSLKLASDSEAESDSRASSPNSTISNNSTEGFGGIMSFASSLYRNHSTSFSLSNLTLPTKGAREKTTPFPSLKGNRRALVDQKSSVIKHSPTVKREPPSPQGRSSNSSENQQFLKEVVHSVLDGQGVGWLNMKKVRRLLESEQLRVFVLSKLNRTVQSEDDARQDIIPDVEISRKVYKGMLDLLKCTVLSLEQSYAHAGLGGMASIFGLLEIAQTHYYSKEPDKRKRSPTESVNTPVGKDPGLAGRGDPKAMAQLRVPQLGPRVPSATGKGPKEVDTRSLKEENFVASIGPDVIKPTFDLGETEEKKSQISADSGVSLTSASQRTDQDSVIGVSPPVMIRSSSQDSEVSTVVSNSSGETLGADSDLSSNAGDGPGGEGSAHLASSRGTLSDSEIETNSATSAIFGKAHSLKPKEKLAGSPVRSSEDVSQRVYLYEGLLGKERSTLWDQMQFWEDAFLDAVMLEREGMGMDQGPQEMIDRYLSLGEHDRKRLEDDEDRLLATLLHNLISYMLLMKVNKNDIRKKVRRLMGKSHIGLVYSQQINEVLDQLANLNGRDLSIRSSGSRHMKKQTFVVHAGTDTNGDIFFMEVCDDCVVLRSNIGTVYERWWYEKLINMTYCPKTKVLCLWRRNGSETQLNKFYTKKCRELYYCVKDSMERAAARQQSIKPGPELGGEFPVQDMKTGEGGLLQVTLEGINLKFMHNQVFIELNHIKKCNTVRGVFVLEEFVPEIKEVVSHKYKTPMAHEICYSVLCLFSYVAAVRSSEEDLRTPPRPVSS